A region of Salirhabdus salicampi DNA encodes the following proteins:
- the leuC gene encoding 3-isopropylmalate dehydratase large subunit gives MSKPKTIIEKIWDQHVVHQEDGKPDLLYIDLHLVHEVTSPQAFEGLRLKGRKVRRPDRTYATMDHNVPTRDRHVIKDQVSKTQMEKLKENCEQFGVELADIHHPDQGIVHVIGPELGLTQPGKTIVCGDSHTSTHGAFGALAFGIGTSEVEHVLATQTLWQARPKTLNVKVNGQLGVGVTAKDLILAIIAKYGIRFGTGYVIEYTGEAVRSLSMEERMTVCNMSIEAGARAGLISPDETTFSYMKGRRHVPKGADFEAAVEQWKALATDEGATYDATVEINAEEIEPQVTWGTNPGMCIPVSASVPNPQTVEQESKKEDIERALSYMGLEPDQPISSVEIEHVFIGSCTNSRLSDLRKAANVIQGKKVHPNVQAIVVPGSFTVKMEAEKEGLDVIFKQAGFEWREAGCSMCLAMNDDIVPPGERCASTSNRNFEGRQGNGARTHLVSPEMAAAAAIEGRFVDVRKYAKPALS, from the coding sequence ATGTCAAAGCCGAAGACGATCATTGAAAAAATATGGGATCAGCACGTAGTCCATCAAGAGGATGGAAAACCGGATTTGTTGTACATTGATCTTCACCTCGTCCATGAAGTTACTTCTCCTCAAGCCTTCGAAGGCTTGAGGTTGAAGGGACGAAAAGTACGACGACCGGATCGGACGTACGCTACGATGGATCATAACGTACCAACTCGTGATCGTCATGTAATTAAAGATCAAGTTTCAAAGACACAAATGGAAAAGTTAAAAGAAAACTGTGAGCAATTTGGCGTAGAATTAGCCGATATTCATCATCCTGATCAAGGGATTGTCCACGTAATTGGACCAGAACTCGGTTTAACACAGCCGGGGAAGACGATTGTTTGTGGAGATAGCCATACTTCTACTCATGGAGCCTTTGGAGCGCTAGCATTCGGTATTGGAACGAGCGAAGTAGAGCACGTTTTAGCTACACAAACATTATGGCAAGCAAGGCCGAAAACATTAAACGTAAAAGTAAATGGCCAACTAGGGGTTGGTGTAACAGCAAAAGACCTTATTTTAGCAATCATAGCTAAATACGGTATTCGCTTCGGGACAGGATATGTTATTGAGTATACAGGTGAAGCTGTTCGTTCGTTGTCAATGGAAGAACGTATGACAGTGTGTAACATGTCCATTGAAGCTGGTGCTAGAGCAGGATTAATTAGTCCTGACGAAACAACTTTTTCCTACATGAAAGGAAGACGTCATGTACCAAAAGGAGCGGACTTTGAAGCTGCTGTGGAACAGTGGAAAGCATTGGCCACTGATGAGGGAGCAACTTACGATGCAACAGTGGAAATCAATGCTGAGGAAATTGAGCCTCAAGTAACATGGGGGACAAATCCAGGAATGTGTATACCTGTAAGTGCCTCAGTACCGAATCCACAAACAGTTGAACAAGAAAGCAAAAAAGAAGATATTGAAAGGGCTCTATCCTATATGGGTCTAGAACCTGATCAACCAATTTCTTCAGTTGAAATTGAACATGTATTTATCGGATCTTGTACGAATTCACGCCTAAGTGATTTACGGAAAGCAGCTAACGTGATTCAAGGGAAAAAAGTCCATCCGAATGTGCAAGCGATTGTCGTACCCGGTTCCTTTACTGTAAAGATGGAAGCCGAAAAAGAAGGATTAGATGTTATTTTTAAACAGGCTGGATTTGAATGGCGAGAAGCCGGCTGTAGTATGTGCTTAGCAATGAACGATGATATCGTCCCACCAGGAGAACGGTGTGCATCAACATCAAATCGAAACTTTGAAGGACGTCAAGGAAATGGTGCTCGAACGCACTTAGTAAGTCCTGAAATGGCTGCAGCAGCAGCGATTGAGGGCCGATTTGTTGACGTTAGAAAATATGCAAAACCGGCTCTAAGTTAG
- the leuD gene encoding 3-isopropylmalate dehydratase small subunit, with amino-acid sequence MEPIRKHEGLVYPLNRANIDTDQIIPKQFLKRIERQGFGQFLFYNWRFDEQDNLRPEFSLNNPKYNDATILVAGENFGCGSSREHAPWALLDYGFKIIIAPSFADIFFNNCIKNGILPVILSEDGVETLINNAESTSYSITVNLENQTVKDENGFHEQFDISSYQKEMLLNGWDEIAVTLTHEQKIEQYEKVK; translated from the coding sequence ATGGAACCGATTCGCAAACATGAAGGCCTTGTATATCCATTAAACCGTGCAAATATTGACACAGACCAAATTATTCCAAAACAATTTTTGAAACGAATTGAACGTCAAGGGTTTGGTCAATTTTTATTTTACAATTGGCGCTTCGACGAACAAGACAATCTACGACCAGAATTTTCGTTGAATAATCCGAAATACAACGACGCTACCATTTTAGTAGCTGGTGAAAACTTTGGATGTGGATCGTCTCGAGAGCATGCACCATGGGCATTACTTGATTATGGTTTTAAAATTATTATAGCACCTAGCTTTGCTGACATTTTCTTCAATAATTGTATTAAAAATGGTATACTGCCAGTTATATTAAGTGAAGATGGTGTGGAAACGTTGATCAATAACGCGGAAAGCACTTCTTATAGCATTACAGTTAATTTAGAAAATCAAACGGTTAAGGATGAAAATGGATTTCACGAACAATTCGACATTTCTTCTTATCAGAAAGAAATGTTGTTAAACGGATGGGATGAAATTGCTGTTACCTTAACTCACGAACAAAAAATTGAGCAGTATGAAAAAGTAAAATGA
- the ilvA gene encoding threonine ammonia-lyase: MIIEESEDVGNCLNGQKITDAMEQLGNVVHRTPLTTSKTMNRVTGKNIYFKMENQQKTGAFKVRGATYKIAQLTQQQAVRGVIAASAGNHAQGVALAAAKKGIEAKIFMPEKTPEAKVIATKSYGAKVVLTGESFQEAYEAAMKEQREANSVFIHPFDDVDIMAGQGTVAMEMLQQQPMLDTLIVPIGGGGLISGIAVAAKFINPKIKVIGVQAEGASATYNCYHQQGPFALRQVSTIADGIAVKKPGVLTLPIIEQYVDDIVTVSDTDIASAMICALERSKTLIEGAGASAFAALLVHGHRLQSQHCGVIVSGGNMDLSKMAHIQSLANQNQLINIS; the protein is encoded by the coding sequence ATGATAATTGAGGAGAGTGAAGACGTTGGGAATTGCTTAAATGGACAAAAAATTACGGATGCGATGGAACAGTTAGGGAATGTCGTACATCGTACTCCCTTAACAACTTCAAAAACGATGAACCGTGTTACAGGTAAGAACATTTATTTTAAGATGGAAAATCAACAAAAAACAGGGGCGTTTAAGGTACGTGGAGCTACCTATAAAATTGCCCAACTGACGCAGCAACAAGCTGTTAGGGGAGTTATCGCAGCTTCTGCTGGTAATCATGCACAAGGTGTAGCTCTAGCAGCAGCAAAAAAAGGGATTGAAGCAAAAATATTCATGCCGGAAAAGACACCTGAAGCGAAAGTGATTGCAACGAAGAGTTATGGGGCTAAAGTTGTGTTAACGGGTGAATCATTTCAAGAGGCATATGAAGCCGCCATGAAAGAACAGCGGGAAGCCAATAGTGTATTTATCCATCCTTTTGATGATGTTGATATAATGGCAGGTCAAGGTACAGTTGCAATGGAAATGCTCCAACAACAACCAATGCTTGATACGTTAATCGTCCCAATAGGTGGAGGAGGATTAATAAGTGGTATTGCAGTTGCAGCCAAGTTTATTAATCCGAAAATCAAGGTTATTGGAGTTCAAGCTGAGGGTGCTAGTGCTACGTATAACTGCTATCACCAGCAAGGGCCGTTTGCTTTACGACAAGTTAGTACGATTGCTGACGGAATTGCGGTAAAAAAACCAGGAGTTTTAACATTGCCCATTATAGAACAATATGTTGATGACATCGTAACCGTTTCGGATACAGACATTGCATCCGCAATGATTTGTGCATTAGAAAGAAGTAAAACTTTAATTGAAGGTGCAGGAGCAAGTGCTTTTGCAGCATTACTCGTTCACGGCCATCGCCTTCAATCACAGCATTGTGGAGTGATCGTAAGTGGTGGAAATATGGATTTATCAAAGATGGCACATATACAATCGTTAGCCAACCAAAACCAACTGATTAATATATCATAA
- a CDS encoding EAL domain-containing protein, translated as MGKDNDAFYQSANGWYKELSKIVNHLRVGIWSYDVIEKKVLYVSKGIEYIYGVNKEVFFNNSDLWKKFIHHDDQSVVEDRQAKLWSGENLLHEYRIVRPNGDIVWVVDETIPILNEHNELVQLVGIIQDNTRQKLIQKKLQETVNYDEVTGAPNRKELQKYFAHIIQKNKQKTLVLNIDLDGFKRINNSLGHMIGDEVLRVAAQRIQHVTGKNGVFFRLESDEFLVVLTTKNLSYEKLLQQIIQEFERPITIGTEEIFLTVSMGICFYPKDGETFDTIMYHVNAALRQAKSYGKNNYQIYTPEMNDESYRLLSIEKDLHYAIEKNELFMVYQPRLALPMNRIVGAEALIRWRHPKWGIVSPAEFISIAEQGNMIDDISTFVFRSVCTQLKRWQQDGYDVKTISLNLSAKNFLNEGLTETIGKIIEDTGVSPQFIEIEITESSILSAETVVKRELEKLKEMGFRIALDDFGTGYSSISYLRRYPIDTLKIDRTFIRDLEKNERDLTIVKNIINLAQDLGMTVVAEGIETVKQYDLIRLNGCNEVQGYLFSKPVMDLKMTNFLEEKVMLSTKNEKDITDERKHKRVILHLPLKAILRKPSLQKSEEIAEVLVENISVKGLKFISPLHLETDVLYTLETNLCGKTITLSGTIVWSENVGFDIYKYGVQFQLSEKDQKLLNSLLKTLKHLVTQSPKSVEGWFIDTNAFSFLKRQYKNKNKQ; from the coding sequence GTGGGAAAAGATAATGATGCGTTTTATCAATCTGCTAATGGTTGGTATAAAGAGCTAAGTAAAATTGTTAATCATCTTCGTGTTGGCATTTGGTCATACGATGTGATTGAGAAGAAAGTGTTATATGTCTCAAAAGGAATAGAGTACATTTACGGTGTAAATAAAGAAGTGTTTTTTAATAATTCCGATCTCTGGAAAAAATTTATTCATCACGATGATCAATCTGTAGTAGAAGACCGTCAAGCTAAGCTGTGGTCAGGGGAAAACTTGCTTCATGAATACCGTATTGTAAGACCAAATGGGGACATTGTATGGGTAGTAGATGAAACAATCCCTATTTTGAATGAACATAATGAGTTAGTTCAATTAGTTGGAATTATTCAAGATAACACGAGACAAAAATTGATACAAAAAAAATTACAAGAAACAGTTAATTATGATGAAGTAACCGGGGCACCTAACCGAAAGGAATTGCAAAAATATTTCGCCCATATTATTCAAAAAAACAAACAAAAGACATTAGTGTTAAATATTGATTTAGATGGTTTTAAACGAATTAACAATTCTTTAGGTCATATGATTGGGGACGAAGTATTAAGAGTTGCCGCCCAAAGAATACAACATGTCACAGGTAAAAATGGTGTTTTCTTCCGTTTGGAAAGTGATGAATTTTTAGTGGTACTGACTACAAAAAATTTGTCGTATGAGAAGTTGCTTCAGCAAATTATTCAAGAATTCGAAAGGCCCATTACGATTGGAACAGAAGAAATCTTTTTAACTGTTAGTATGGGAATATGCTTTTACCCAAAGGATGGGGAAACGTTTGATACAATTATGTACCATGTCAATGCTGCGTTAAGACAAGCGAAAAGTTATGGCAAGAACAATTATCAAATATATACACCGGAAATGAACGATGAATCATATCGCTTATTATCTATAGAGAAGGACCTACATTATGCGATTGAAAAGAACGAACTGTTCATGGTTTATCAGCCAAGGTTAGCGTTACCGATGAATCGTATTGTTGGTGCGGAGGCTTTAATTCGTTGGCGCCATCCGAAATGGGGGATTGTATCTCCGGCTGAGTTTATTAGTATTGCGGAACAAGGGAATATGATTGATGATATTTCTACATTTGTGTTTCGCTCAGTTTGTACTCAACTTAAAAGGTGGCAGCAAGATGGATATGATGTAAAAACGATTTCCCTGAACTTATCTGCAAAGAATTTCTTAAATGAAGGATTAACGGAAACAATTGGTAAAATTATCGAAGATACAGGTGTGTCTCCTCAGTTTATTGAAATTGAAATTACAGAATCGTCGATTTTATCAGCTGAAACGGTAGTGAAAAGAGAATTAGAAAAATTGAAGGAGATGGGATTCAGAATTGCGCTTGATGATTTTGGTACCGGATATTCTTCTATTTCCTATTTACGACGTTACCCTATTGACACGTTAAAAATTGACCGTACATTCATTCGAGATCTTGAAAAAAATGAAAGAGATCTTACCATTGTGAAAAATATTATTAATCTCGCACAAGACTTAGGCATGACTGTTGTTGCTGAAGGTATTGAAACAGTCAAACAATACGATTTAATTCGTTTGAACGGTTGTAATGAAGTACAAGGGTACCTGTTTAGTAAACCTGTTATGGATCTAAAGATGACGAATTTCCTAGAAGAAAAAGTAATGTTATCAACAAAAAACGAAAAGGACATAACGGATGAACGGAAACACAAGCGTGTCATTTTACACTTACCCCTGAAAGCAATACTTCGTAAACCATCCTTACAGAAAAGTGAGGAAATTGCTGAAGTATTAGTTGAAAATATTAGTGTTAAAGGTTTGAAATTTATATCTCCATTACATTTAGAAACAGATGTACTTTACACCCTTGAAACCAACCTATGTGGCAAGACTATTACGCTCTCAGGAACAATCGTTTGGTCAGAGAATGTTGGATTCGATATATATAAATACGGTGTTCAATTTCAGTTATCTGAAAAAGATCAGAAACTATTGAACTCCTTACTCAAAACGTTAAAACATTTAGTAACCCAGTCACCTAAATCTGTAGAAGGTTGGTTTATTGATACGAACGCTTTTAGCTTTTTGAAAAGACAATATAAAAATAAAAACAAACAATAA
- a CDS encoding SIMPL domain-containing protein — protein MNYDYSMIQSPRVPTRNHPSILKVYGEGKVNIEPNVAYITLGVITIHESLNTALSENGLASSRVIDALLQLQIDREHIQTKEFHVNMEYDYENGKQIFRGYRVTHMMIIQSNNISNIGQIVDKAISNGANYVSNIQFTVLQSDVYYEKALRMALQNAQKKASSTAETIGVSLHRTPERITELTSTSTPQTMINTMVSNVEFPTEPGMLSVSARVEVEYTYFS, from the coding sequence TTGAATTATGATTACTCCATGATTCAATCTCCTAGAGTTCCAACTCGAAACCATCCTTCCATTTTGAAGGTATATGGAGAAGGAAAAGTGAACATCGAACCTAATGTAGCTTATATTACACTTGGTGTCATAACAATACACGAAAGTTTAAATACTGCTTTATCAGAAAATGGATTAGCATCTTCCCGTGTAATTGACGCACTGCTTCAGTTACAGATAGATAGGGAGCATATTCAAACAAAGGAGTTTCACGTTAACATGGAATATGACTATGAAAATGGCAAACAAATATTCCGTGGATATCGTGTAACACACATGATGATCATTCAGTCCAACAACATTTCTAATATAGGTCAAATCGTTGATAAAGCTATATCGAATGGTGCTAATTATGTCTCAAACATTCAGTTCACCGTGTTACAATCGGACGTGTATTACGAAAAAGCATTACGTATGGCGTTGCAAAATGCACAAAAAAAAGCGTCATCGACTGCTGAAACAATCGGTGTATCACTTCACCGTACACCTGAACGGATTACGGAGTTAACAAGCACAAGCACTCCGCAAACAATGATAAATACAATGGTATCTAATGTTGAATTCCCAACCGAACCAGGTATGCTTTCTGTTTCAGCCAGGGTAGAGGTCGAATATACCTACTTTTCCTAG
- a CDS encoding D-glycero-alpha-D-manno-heptose-1,7-bisphosphate 7-phosphatase produces MSKAMFLDRDGVINEVLTNRVKFVNKPKDFYFLDGVGEAIKLFNDSGYKVFVVTNQGGIGLGHMKESDLHKVHDKMREDLKEYGAVINDIAYCPHKPHANCPCRKPKPKMILDLAEKYDIDVKQSFMVGDREADILAGKRAGTKTVLIGNREEVNIEADAVFSDLLSVANWLSEYE; encoded by the coding sequence ATGAGTAAAGCGATGTTTTTAGATCGAGATGGAGTCATTAACGAAGTACTGACGAATCGAGTAAAGTTTGTCAATAAGCCGAAAGATTTTTATTTTTTAGATGGTGTTGGTGAAGCGATAAAATTATTTAATGACAGTGGCTATAAAGTGTTTGTTGTCACAAATCAAGGTGGGATCGGTCTCGGGCACATGAAAGAATCGGATTTACATAAAGTGCACGACAAAATGCGTGAAGACTTAAAGGAGTACGGAGCAGTCATCAATGATATAGCTTACTGTCCCCATAAGCCCCATGCGAATTGTCCATGTCGTAAACCAAAGCCGAAAATGATTCTTGATTTAGCTGAAAAATATGACATTGATGTAAAACAGAGTTTTATGGTTGGTGATCGAGAAGCTGATATTCTTGCAGGGAAACGCGCAGGAACGAAAACTGTATTAATTGGGAATAGGGAGGAAGTAAATATCGAGGCGGATGCAGTGTTTTCCGATTTATTATCGGTAGCGAACTGGTTGTCTGAATACGAGTAG
- a CDS encoding CDGSH iron-sulfur domain-containing protein: MSEKVTIKVNDNGSFRVSGDVELVDAEGNVFETKKSFSLCRCGQSAKKPFCDGTHKKIDFDSKPRAK; the protein is encoded by the coding sequence ATGTCTGAAAAGGTAACGATTAAAGTAAACGATAACGGATCGTTTCGAGTGAGCGGTGATGTTGAACTGGTGGATGCTGAGGGAAATGTGTTTGAAACGAAAAAGAGCTTCTCACTATGTCGTTGTGGTCAGTCAGCGAAAAAGCCATTTTGTGACGGAACACATAAAAAAATTGATTTTGATAGCAAACCTAGGGCAAAATAA
- a CDS encoding anti-repressor SinI family protein, translated as MIRKAGLNLDQEWVELILEALREGISKEEILKYLGENNQK; from the coding sequence ATGATACGCAAGGCTGGTTTGAACTTGGATCAAGAATGGGTTGAGTTAATTCTTGAAGCATTAAGAGAAGGGATAAGTAAGGAGGAGATTCTAAAATATTTAGGAGAGAATAATCAGAAGTAG
- a CDS encoding helix-turn-helix domain-containing protein: MIGERIRKYRKYRKMSLSELAEKAGVAKSYISSIERNIQSNPSVQFLEKVAQVLGIPVNLLLFQEEENQLKQTLDADWLQLVQEAMTSGVSKEEFKDFIEYNKWKQEQKE, encoded by the coding sequence ATGATCGGAGAACGGATTAGAAAGTACCGTAAATATAGAAAGATGTCTCTATCAGAGCTTGCTGAAAAAGCAGGTGTCGCAAAATCGTATATAAGTTCCATAGAGAGAAATATACAATCCAATCCATCTGTTCAATTTCTTGAAAAAGTAGCCCAAGTTCTTGGTATACCAGTGAATCTTTTACTATTTCAAGAAGAAGAAAACCAGTTGAAACAAACACTTGATGCTGACTGGTTACAATTAGTTCAAGAGGCAATGACTTCAGGAGTATCAAAAGAAGAGTTTAAAGATTTTATTGAATATAATAAGTGGAAACAGGAACAGAAAGAATAA
- a CDS encoding TVP38/TMEM64 family protein has protein sequence MKKWISIIIYAVIVLSFVLTKDTLLFTIHSGNDLAIYISIFFFSLLVFFPIVPFIVATGIVGSLFGVVTGTLIIFTGVMTGTMTMFFMARYGFRDFMRNFLNKYEKAKHYDTLFQEHAFITILGVRIFPILPSPVVNIMCGSTNVNWVMFTIATSFGILPRIIIFTLAGYQTTESITGSLLLYGAYFLIVTIVIYNKVKRKPSAVRT, from the coding sequence ATGAAGAAATGGATTTCCATTATTATCTATGCCGTAATCGTATTATCATTTGTTTTAACCAAAGATACACTTTTATTTACCATTCACTCGGGCAATGACTTAGCGATTTATATAAGTATATTCTTTTTCTCATTACTTGTATTCTTTCCAATCGTTCCGTTCATCGTTGCGACTGGAATTGTCGGTTCGTTGTTTGGAGTCGTAACAGGCACCCTTATTATTTTCACAGGTGTTATGACTGGGACGATGACAATGTTTTTTATGGCACGGTATGGATTCAGAGATTTCATGCGAAACTTCTTGAATAAGTATGAAAAGGCAAAACATTATGATACGTTATTTCAAGAACATGCATTTATTACGATATTAGGTGTACGTATATTTCCTATCTTGCCTTCACCGGTCGTCAACATTATGTGTGGTAGTACAAACGTAAATTGGGTTATGTTTACAATTGCTACTTCATTTGGTATACTGCCTCGAATCATCATATTCACGCTTGCTGGTTACCAAACTACTGAAAGTATCACAGGCTCACTTTTACTGTATGGTGCCTATTTTCTCATCGTGACAATCGTTATTTACAACAAGGTTAAACGAAAACCATCTGCCGTTCGCACATAA
- a CDS encoding TasA family protein yields the protein MRKTHIMIIFFLLVLIPISTIASTHDNERQAVIDISVKPQKILFDLRNTKPGDSVARSFQIANNGKEQLTYLINNTFTDGSEHFYNQLLLQIKDEGENTIFNGKLKDFQQLDERTLQSETSENLLFLIEIPTELTNEFQGLGSEFQFKVYVEGTLGGVLPVDKRLPSTSTPFFNYFLIGSVFILIGASLYVYQRRNSIKNKQD from the coding sequence ATGAGAAAAACTCACATAATGATAATCTTTTTCCTTCTCGTGTTGATACCGATTTCAACTATTGCTAGTACTCACGATAATGAACGCCAAGCAGTAATCGATATATCTGTAAAACCACAAAAAATCCTTTTTGACTTACGTAATACGAAACCTGGGGATTCGGTCGCCCGCTCTTTTCAAATTGCGAATAACGGGAAAGAGCAATTAACATATTTGATCAACAATACGTTTACAGATGGATCTGAACATTTTTATAATCAACTTTTACTACAGATAAAAGACGAAGGTGAAAATACCATTTTCAATGGTAAACTTAAAGATTTTCAGCAATTAGATGAGCGTACTCTACAAAGTGAAACGAGCGAAAATTTGTTATTCCTCATTGAGATTCCGACTGAACTTACAAACGAATTTCAAGGTTTAGGAAGCGAGTTTCAATTCAAAGTTTATGTTGAAGGAACGTTAGGTGGGGTATTGCCTGTAGATAAACGATTGCCTTCAACTTCTACGCCGTTTTTTAATTATTTCTTAATAGGATCCGTTTTCATTCTGATTGGCGCTAGTTTATATGTCTATCAAAGGAGAAATTCTATAAAGAACAAACAGGACTAA
- a CDS encoding TasA family protein, with product MSIKKKIGMGVASAALGISLVGGGTWAAFNDTATINNHFAAGTLDLEVGKSHNKPISFDLSNLKPGDNIQRIFELRNTGTLAIKEVLLDVTSDNFVDDTNAVNGGSNTESEFLAQFKIDFMNVDGESTNWEPRENVVKDGETLTLADLVDGSYVNKIKTDYLASDGSNRINLAPLVVDDTDYRGIPVNPSDIDDVFIQITFIDNNDLNNDGTYVQNKFQGDSVDFFFNLEATQWDGVHVDTNHGNGEINNEVESSADGDSMPDPRTKGDATHNEEVTD from the coding sequence ATGAGTATTAAGAAGAAAATTGGTATGGGGGTAGCGTCTGCTGCTCTAGGCATTTCATTAGTTGGAGGTGGAACGTGGGCAGCATTTAACGATACTGCAACAATCAACAACCACTTTGCAGCAGGTACACTAGATTTGGAGGTCGGAAAGAGTCATAATAAGCCTATTTCGTTTGACCTTTCCAACTTAAAGCCTGGTGATAACATTCAAAGAATTTTTGAACTAAGAAATACAGGTACACTAGCTATTAAAGAGGTATTGCTAGATGTTACGTCTGACAACTTCGTTGATGACACGAATGCTGTAAATGGTGGTTCAAACACAGAATCAGAATTTTTGGCGCAATTTAAAATTGATTTTATGAACGTAGATGGAGAATCTACTAATTGGGAACCTAGAGAAAACGTCGTAAAGGACGGTGAAACTTTAACATTAGCGGATCTTGTTGATGGTTCATACGTAAATAAAATTAAAACTGATTACCTTGCATCTGACGGTTCTAATCGGATCAACCTTGCCCCATTAGTCGTTGATGATACTGATTATCGTGGTATTCCTGTAAATCCATCAGATATTGACGATGTATTTATTCAAATTACATTTATCGATAACAACGATCTTAATAACGATGGAACATATGTCCAAAATAAATTCCAAGGTGATAGTGTAGATTTCTTCTTTAATCTGGAAGCCACTCAGTGGGATGGTGTTCATGTAGATACGAATCATGGAAATGGCGAAATTAACAACGAAGTAGAAAGTTCTGCTGACGGTGATAGCATGCCAGACCCTAGAACAAAAGGTGACGCTACACATAACGAAGAAGTAACTGATTAA
- the sipW gene encoding signal peptidase I SipW, protein MRKKINYKKVASRTISTILALTLLFMIFVFISSKASDGEPKLFGYEFKTVLSGSMEPTFSTGSVIALKPVEDPSVLKTNDIVTFMQRDNSFVTHRIIDVIDREGRLYFQTKGDNNAQPDMNLVPAINVTGVYTGFSIPILGYFIEFSRSNAGAALLLIIPGVLLVIYSVITLLKAFKEIDPPKETKLENTNS, encoded by the coding sequence ATGAGAAAAAAAATTAACTATAAAAAGGTTGCTAGTAGAACAATTTCTACAATTCTAGCTCTAACACTATTATTTATGATTTTCGTATTCATTTCTTCAAAAGCATCAGATGGCGAACCTAAATTATTTGGATATGAGTTTAAAACGGTTCTATCTGGATCGATGGAACCAACATTTTCTACGGGATCAGTCATTGCACTAAAACCTGTTGAAGACCCTTCCGTATTAAAAACGAACGATATTGTAACGTTCATGCAAAGGGATAATTCGTTTGTCACACACCGGATTATTGACGTAATTGACCGTGAAGGGCGACTTTACTTTCAAACAAAAGGGGATAACAACGCTCAACCTGATATGAACTTAGTTCCTGCAATTAATGTTACTGGTGTTTATACTGGTTTTTCCATTCCAATACTCGGTTACTTTATTGAGTTTTCCAGGTCAAATGCTGGAGCTGCATTACTACTAATTATTCCAGGCGTACTGCTAGTCATTTACTCTGTGATTACGTTACTAAAAGCTTTTAAAGAAATCGATCCGCCGAAAGAAACAAAACTAGAAAATACAAATTCGTAA